A genome region from Hevea brasiliensis isolate MT/VB/25A 57/8 chromosome 7, ASM3005281v1, whole genome shotgun sequence includes the following:
- the LOC110668301 gene encoding receptor-like protein 43: protein MQDRRQSSSIAPAHFLINIRLIELTNKIILMKPSFCLFIMPTSLFSLLLLCNLIAFTNSFSSSTQPRCHDDERSSLLQFKEGFVIDNSIYGCDPSAPSKIESWKLFHGESSDCCSWDGVECDEETNHVISLDLSSSCLFGSIKSNSSLFHLLQLRRLNLAYNDFNFSQIPAQVGHLLRLTHLNLSSSRFSGEIPDEISNLSSLISLDLSHYNDLRLHKLSLRGLVQNLTHLKVLHLSSVDILSRVPDLLANFLALQSLQLDQCELQGEFPTGIFQLPELKMLDISGNSDLKASLPDFQKGSPLKSMSLSEVKFVGEIPSSIGNLDNLEQLDISQCNFTGLASCNLSEFPTFLHNQDQLQFLDLSSNNIHGQIPSWVWNISTTSMYFMNLSHNFLTGFQQDPYPVVLQWTHLRVLDLRFNMLQGSLSIPPPFNNRSRNECKLAMINLSQNQIQGQVPRSFASCTKLELLDLSNNQFTGRFPSWIGNLPELRILNLRSNGFYGVIEKHKPSNFSKLQIIDLSHNNFTGELPSMYFERWNAMKVADANPTRYIGKNEEFTTTPYYNTYDYSMIINNKGSEMEYLKIPGALAVIDFSHNRFEGDIPEVIGNLKALHLLNLSNNMLRGHIPSSLANLKELECLDLSANKFSGEIPSLLTQLTFLSSFNVAYNQLAGPIPQGNQFDTFEDKSFAGNVGLCGAPLKKKCGDVEASTPHPPSLAKDNGSGSPFEFGWKIVLLGYGSGFVVGGVAGHIFTTRKRGWVVRTFGLRRKQRRRRGQTGNRNRN, encoded by the exons ATGCAGGACAGAAGACAAAGTTCATCTATAGCCCCTGCGCACTTCTTAATAAATATTAGATTAATTGAGTTAACCAACAAAATCATCCTGATGAAGCCATCCTTCTGTCTCTTCATCATGCCAACAAGCTTGTTTTCGTTGCTCTTGTTGTGTAATCTTATAGCATTTACTAACTCTTTTTCTTCATCTACGCAGCCACGATGCCATGATGATGAGAGATCTTCCTTGTTGCAATTCAAGGAAGGCTTTGTCATCGACAATTCCATTTATGGTTGTGATCCTTCTGCTCCTTCAAAGATCGAGTCTTGGAAGCTTTTCCATGGAGAAAGTAGTGACTGTTGCTCATGGGATGGTGTGGAATGTGATGAAGAAACCAATCATGTGATTAGCCTTGACCTCAGCAGCAGTTGTCTCTTTGGTTCTATCAAGTCCAACAGCAGCctgtttcatcttcttcaacttcGAAGGCTTAATCTTGCCTACAATGACTTCAACTTCTCTCAAATACCAGCACAAGTAGGCCATCTCTTGAGGTTAACTCATCTCAACCTCTCTTCGTCTCGCTTTTCTGGTGAAATCCCAGATGAAATCTCTAATCTATCCAGCTTGATTTCCCTTGATCTATCTCATTACAATGATTTGAGGCTCCATAAGCTTAGTTTAAGAGGTCTAGTTCAAAATCTGACCCATTTAAAGGTACTGCATCTCTCGAGCGTTGACATATTATCAAGGGTGCCTGATCTCTTGGCTAATTTTTTGGCTTTGCAATCTCTCCAACTTGATCAATGTGAGCTGCAAGGAGAATTCCCAACGGGCATTTTCCAGCTTCCAGAGCTGAAGATGCTTGACATAAGTGGAAATTCAGATCTCAAAGCTTCTTTGCCTGACTTTCAAAAGGGAAGTCCCCTCAAATCAATGAGCCTCTCCGAAGTTAAATTTGTGGGAGAGATACCTTCTTCGATTGGAAATCTTGACAACTTGGAACAACTCGACATCTCTCAGTGCAATTTCACAG gATTGGCGTCATGCAACCTGAGTGAGTTCCCAACTTTCTTGCACAACCAAGATCAGTTGCAATTTCTTGACCTTTCCTCCAACAACATTCATGGGCAAATACCTTCTTGGGTTTGGAACATTAGTACAACTTCCATGTactttatgaacctttctcacaaCTTTTTGACTGGTTTTCAGCAAGACCCATATCCAGTTGTTCTCCAATGGACTCATTTACGGGTCTTAGACCTAAGGTTCAATATGCTACAGGGATCTCTCTCAATCCCTCCACCATTCAACAACAGATCGAGGAATGAATGTAAATTGGCAATGATCAATTTAAGTCAGAATCAAATACAAGGACAAGTACCAAGATCATTCGCCAGTTGCACGAAGCTAGAGTTGCTTGATTTGAGCAACAACCAATTCACTGGTCGTTTCCCTTCGTGGATAGGGAATCTTCCAGAGTTGAGAATCCTCAATTTGCGGTCCAATGGTTTTTATGGGGTGATAGAGAAACACAAACCTTCTAACTTCTCCAAGCTTCAAATCATTGACTTGTCTCATAATAATTTTACTGGAGAGTTGCCTTCAATGTACTTCGAAAGATGGAATGCCATGAAAGTTGCAGATGCAAATCCTACGAGATACATAGGAAAAAATGAAGAGTTCACTACAACTCCATATTATAACACTTACGACTACTCAATGATCATCAACAACAAAGGTTCAGAAATGGAATATTTGAAGATTCCAGGTGCTTTGGCTGTAATTGATTTCTCCCACAACAGATTTGAAGGCGATATTCCAGAAGTCATTGGAAATCTCAAGGCGCTTCATTTGCTCAACTTATCCAACAACATGCTGAGGGGTCATATACCATCATCTTTGGCGAACTTGAAGGAATTGGAATGTTTGGACCTTTCTGCAAACAAGTTTTCAGGAGAGATTCCATCACTATTAACACAACTTACATTCCTTTCATCTTTCAATGTGGCATACAATCAGCTTGCAGGACCAATTCCTCAAGGAAACCAGTTCGATACGTTTGAGGACAAATCATTTGCAGGGAACGTAGGATTGTGTGGAGCTCCTTTGAAGAAGAAATGCGGAGACGTGGAGGCATCTACACCACATCCCCCATCCCTTGCGAAAGATAATGGGTCAGGATCTCCATTTGAATTTGGTTGGAAGATAGTTTTGTTGGGCTATGGAAGTGGATTTGTAGTTGGAGGCGTTGCTGGGCACATATTCACCACAAGAAAACGTGGTTGGGTTGTGAGAACGTTTGGGCTTAGGAGAAAACAACGAAGAAGACGCGGGCAGACAGGAAATAGAAACAGAAATTGA